Proteins from one Desulfovibrio intestinalis genomic window:
- a CDS encoding methyl-accepting chemotaxis protein encodes MKLGVKLMLSFLSVIAILLILSGVAIKNLDAMNSRVNEIDTTWLPAVITVQSMNIQINAVRADLAAIMSQNYADEIRKYEARIQQSLQILQENRERFLALMQSLPDGISMQDKELIERIDALSTEADDIRENLVKGILNGRRGMAVSNFDGKYRPVFEKMAEAYGELLSRSVNGSQQAAGDASSIGEQARATSLILAGAGLICAVGICLLLTRSVSRQLGKDPGQLALIARRVAKGDYHMDDGGSRRGVYGDIVAMVEALKSHIERAHQESEKALEQSHMAAEALRKAETSEEDAKKKTAAMLAAAHKLEQVAQGVSAASTQLSVQIEQSDKGAIASAQRLAEAASAMNQMNATVHNVAHNAAQASAASHETREKALAGAHIVEQAVLSIGQVHEVSLRLTENMGQLNTQAQAISNIMNVISDIADQTNLLALNAAIEAARAGEAGRGFAVVADEVRKLAEKTMTSTHDVGSAIKAIQESTAKSVAAMDMAAAQVDNATGFANQSGQALGEIVTTVEGTADQVNAIAAASEQQSVASEEINRSISTVNEAVQQTAQAMNEASEAVGDLARQTRTLTSLIAEMRNEEYNQ; translated from the coding sequence ATGAAGCTGGGCGTCAAACTCATGCTGTCATTTCTGTCTGTTATTGCCATACTTCTCATTCTTTCAGGCGTAGCCATCAAAAATCTGGATGCAATGAATTCCAGAGTCAATGAAATCGACACCACATGGCTGCCGGCGGTTATCACCGTCCAGAGCATGAACATACAAATCAATGCCGTGCGGGCCGACCTTGCCGCCATCATGTCGCAAAACTACGCGGACGAAATCCGCAAGTATGAAGCGAGAATCCAGCAATCCCTGCAGATTTTGCAAGAAAATCGCGAAAGATTTCTTGCTCTCATGCAGTCCCTGCCGGACGGCATCAGCATGCAGGACAAAGAGCTTATAGAGCGCATCGACGCCTTGTCCACTGAAGCCGATGACATACGCGAAAATCTTGTCAAAGGCATACTCAACGGCCGCCGGGGCATGGCGGTGTCCAACTTTGACGGCAAGTACCGTCCTGTTTTTGAAAAAATGGCCGAGGCATACGGCGAGCTGCTCAGCCGCAGCGTCAACGGCAGCCAGCAGGCGGCGGGCGACGCTTCCTCCATCGGCGAGCAGGCCCGCGCCACGTCCCTGATTCTTGCCGGAGCGGGCCTCATTTGTGCGGTGGGCATCTGCCTGCTTCTTACGCGGTCAGTCAGCAGGCAGCTTGGCAAGGATCCCGGCCAGCTCGCTCTTATTGCCCGCCGTGTGGCCAAGGGCGACTACCACATGGATGATGGCGGCTCCCGGCGCGGCGTGTACGGCGACATCGTCGCTATGGTGGAAGCCCTGAAAAGCCATATCGAACGGGCCCACCAGGAATCGGAAAAGGCCCTGGAGCAATCGCACATGGCGGCGGAAGCCTTACGCAAGGCTGAAACTTCTGAAGAAGATGCCAAAAAGAAAACAGCGGCCATGCTTGCCGCTGCCCATAAACTTGAGCAGGTCGCCCAGGGTGTCAGCGCAGCTTCCACCCAGCTCTCGGTACAGATCGAACAATCCGACAAGGGCGCGATTGCTTCTGCCCAGCGGCTGGCTGAAGCGGCCAGTGCCATGAATCAGATGAACGCCACAGTGCATAACGTGGCCCACAATGCGGCCCAGGCCTCCGCAGCGTCACACGAAACCCGCGAAAAAGCCTTGGCTGGAGCGCACATTGTGGAACAGGCCGTACTCAGCATCGGACAGGTGCACGAGGTTTCGCTGCGCCTCACAGAAAATATGGGCCAGCTCAACACGCAGGCCCAGGCCATCAGCAATATCATGAATGTCATTTCCGATATTGCAGATCAAACCAACCTGCTGGCTCTCAACGCGGCCATTGAAGCTGCCCGTGCTGGTGAAGCCGGGCGCGGCTTCGCCGTGGTGGCAGACGAGGTGCGCAAACTGGCCGAAAAAACCATGACGTCAACGCATGACGTGGGTAGCGCCATCAAGGCCATTCAGGAAAGCACGGCAAAAAGTGTGGCTGCTATGGATATGGCCGCCGCGCAGGTCGACAACGCCACCGGGTTCGCCAACCAGTCAGGCCAGGCTCTTGGTGAAATAGTCACCACCGTCGAGGGCACAGCGGATCAGGTCAACGCCATTGCCGCCGCCAGTGAACAGCAGTCCGTTGCCAGCGAAGAGATCAACCGCTCCATATCCACGGTCAACGAGGCCGTACAGCAAACAGCGCAGGCAATGAACGAGGCCTCTGAAGCCGTTGGCGATTTGGCGCGGCAAACCCGCACCCTAACATCTCTTATTGCAGAGATGCGAAATGAAGAGTACAATCAGTAA